In one Ornithorhynchus anatinus isolate Pmale09 chromosome 19, mOrnAna1.pri.v4, whole genome shotgun sequence genomic region, the following are encoded:
- the OSTM1 gene encoding osteopetrosis-associated transmembrane protein 1 gives MGRAGPPAPGLRLLRLLLLVWGPLVLGDCGGHGLVPAGPELARLPPWPPAAALPSLALLRDDLPEDPPGLLPDLDPDCRALLVLFARSSARLTDCLGRGARPVRVCQTCYPLFREVVGSMENISRAAGPGNASESHNCARSLLMSDRMQIVVILSEFFNTTWQEANCANCLMNNSEGLSNSTIHFLDLFNITMTCFEQNLQGGESSLQLRNYTDVCKNCRESYKSLSALYAEMQKRNDHENKAEHGTHLCIDVEDAMNVTRKLWSRTFNCSVPCSDTVPVIAVSVFVLFLPVVFYLSSFLHSEQKKRKLILPKRIKSSTSFANIQDN, from the exons atggggcgggccgggccgcccgcgccggggctgcggctgctgcggctgctgctgctggtgtggGGGCCGCTGGTGCTGGGGGACTGCGGGGGCCACGGGCTCGTCCCCGCCGGCCCAGAGCTCGCCCGGCTCCCGCCGTGGCCGCCGGCGGCCGCCCTCCCGTCGCTGGCCCTGCTGCGGGACGACCTGCCGGAAGACCCGCCGGGCCTCCTGCCGGACCTCGACCCCGACTGCCGGGCCCTGCTGGTCCTCTTCGCCCGCAGCAGCGCCCGGCTGACGGACTGCCTGGGACGCGGCGCCCGGCCCGTGCGGGTCTGCCAGACCTGTTACCCGCTCTTCCGGGAGGTGGTCGGCAGCATGGAGAACATCAgccgggccgcggggccgggg AATGCCTCTGAGAGCCACAACTGTGCCCGAAGCCTCTTAATGTCAGACCGGATGCAGATAGTTGTGATTTTGTCCGAATTTTTTAATACCACATGGCAGGAGGCGAATTGCGCAA ATTGTTTAATGAACAATAGTGAAGGATTATCGAATAGCACAATACATTTCCTGGATCTGTTCAATATCACCATGACATGTTTCGAGCAAAACCTCCAG GGGGGTGAGAGCAGTCTACAACTGAGAAACTATACCGATGTGTGCAAGAACTGTCGTGAATCATACAAATCACTGAGTGCCCTTTATGCCGAAATGCAAAAAAGGAATGACCACGAGAATAAAGCAGAACATGGAACACACTTGTGCATAGATGTGGAAGATGCA ATGAATGTAACTCGGAAGCTGTGGAGTCGGACCTTCAACTGCTCGGTCCCCTGCAGTGATACCGTGCCTGTGATTGCTGTCTCTGTCTTCGTCCTTTTTTTACCAGTTGTTTTCTACCTTAGTAGCTTCCTTCACTCGGAACAGAAGAAGCGTAAACTTATTTTGC cCAAGCGAATTAAATCCAGTACCAGCTTTGCAAACATTCAAGATAACTGA